The genomic window AGCAGGCGAAGCTCCACGCGTTGTATCGGTCGGCGCTCGACCGGCGACACAACGCGATCTGTGGTACGCGCGTGCGCGCGCCGTCATGCCGTGGGGCGTCTCGTCCAACTTCCGTTATTGGAACGACGCCGATACCCCGGTAATCGCGCGCGGCAAAGGCGCATATATCTGGGATGTGGACGGCAAAAGATATATTGACTATCGCCTCGGCTTCGGGCCGGTCATCTTGGGTCACGCTTACGAGGCTGTGACGCAGGCGGTCTTCGAAGCCATGCAGGATGGCAACACATTTGCTTTCACGAACGTATACGAAGTGCGCGCGGCAGAGCGCATCTGCCGCATGACAGGCGTAGATAAGGTGCGTTTCACCAACAGCGGCAGCGAGAGCACGATGCACGCGCTGCGCATCGCCAGGGCGCACACCAACCGCGAGCGATTTATCAAGTTCGAGGGGTGCTACCACGGCGCGCACGACTATGTGATGTGGAGCACCTCCGACAGCCCGGTCAGCGCGATGGGCTCGCGCCGCAGCCCAATCCCCGTGTCGACCAGCAGTGGCATTCCCAGCGATGTGCGCAAGTGGGTGATCACCTTGCCTTTCAATGACTTCGCGATGTTAGAGCGCACGGTACGCGATCATGGCCATAGCATCGCGGCGATTTTGGTCGAGCCGATGATGGGCAACATGGCTGGGATCATGCCTGCTAAGGGTTGGCTGGAATTCATTCGCAAATTGTGTGACGACTACGGCATTGTGATGATCTTGGACGAGGTGAAGACGGGATTCCGCATCGCGCCTGGCGGTGCGCAACAATTCTTCGGCGTGCGCGCCGATCTCGTCACCTACGCTAAGGCGATGGGCAACGGCTTCCCAATCGGCGCCATCGGCGGCAAGGAAGAATTCATGATGACCATCGAGCCAGGCGCAGTGGGTCATGGCGGCACCTACTGCGGCAACGTGGTTTCCGTCGCAGCGTGCGATGCGGTGCTGCGCGTGATGGAGGAAGAGCCGGTGTTCGAGACCATCCACGCGCGAGGGCTGCGGCTGATGGCCGGCATCCAGGAAATTCTCAACCGCTTCGGCATCCCCCATTCGCTGACGGGTGTGCCGGCGATGTTCGGCCTCATCATCGGCGATGGCGAGTCCACCGACAAACCCTCCGACTATCGCTCGGCGGAACGGTTTGCCAACGACGCGCTGATGGACGCGATCTTCGAGGGCTTATATGCGCGCGGGATCATGCCCGACCCAGACTACGGCGAACCCTGGTTCCTGTGCTACGCGCTCTCCGAAGCGGACGTGGACGAGACGCTTCAGGCCTATGAGGATGCAGTGAAAGCAGCGCTGCGATAAGCGGACGCAAAGCTGCAAGAAGAGCGGGCCGCTGTATGATGCGCGCCCGCTCTTTCCGTTGACGCCGACGGCTTACCCCCTGGGCGAGCGATGACTGCCTCGGGCAGCACATGGCCGACGCGCGGACCACCCTGCTTTCTCATTCAACTGCAACGACCGGGCGCCCCGCGGGCCGGACCAAGGGGATCAGCGCAGGGATTGGCCGGCATCGGTGTCGCGCAGCGCGTCGTCGTTGGGGAAGCCGACATCGGCTTGCCCCTGCGGAGAAATGCGCCCCCGCAGCCTACGCAGGAACTTTCAACCAGCCCACGCGAATGAACGCGAAGACCAGCCCCGCCCACACAACGTAGGCGCCCAAGATGGCCGTCCATAGCGTCACGCCCAACCGCAGCAGCCCATAGACAACGATCACCCACACGATGGTTGCGAGCAAGCCGGGCACCAGCGCCCGCACAAATGACGCGGCGGCGTCCGGCTCGTAATTGCCGCCCCCGAACACCACCCACAACCCCAGTGGGATATTGATCGGCATCGTAGCGAGGATAGCGGCAAGGGTCTTCGAGCGATCGCGCAGGATAGCCACGCCCAGGATGATGGCGATAGACGCGATAACGGGTAACGCTTTCTGAGTGTTCATCGGCTCTGCTCAACTGATCTGGTTAGACGAGGCAGCGGTTCGCCGGTCATCTCGGCTGTGTTCGATCGCGTGCAGACGGGTCTTCGTCCAACCCCAGACTGATGTAAGGATGCAGCACGCAGATGATGACAACATCCGGCCCCGTCGCCTCAACCATCTCAACAGGTTCGGTGAAGAGCGGGCCGCCGACTGCGGCGCCGGTGCCCGCGCCGAAGAGAGGCATCGTGGAGCGAATGGGTCATGGGTGAGAGCGCACAGCGCGCCGCGTATTCTTATCTGCGCGATCAATCGCGACGTCGGAAGCTCATTGTAGCCGATGGGCTACACCTCTTCGCGGCGACGTCTGGCCTGTGCCTTAACCTGACAAGTGTAGAATATTATGGGTAGTCCACAGGCTTTCGAGTAAGGAGACGAGAAACCAGAAAGCGCAACTGTCTATCACAGCACAGCGCCGTCGCTGCGCCGGGTTTTGGTGCTCAACGTCACGTATGAACCGCTTAGCGTGGTTCCCGTGCCTCGCGCAATCCACCTGTTGATGATGCAGCGAGCCGAGTTGATCGAGGCGTCTGACGCCGTCGTCCGCAGCGAACGGCTGCAACTGCCGGTGCCGCAGGTCATCCGGCTGCTTCATTACGTCCGCGTACCGCACAACTTGCCGCTTCCCCTCTCACGCCGCGCGCTGCTCTTGCGAGATGACTACACCTGCCAGTATTGCGGCGCACAGCCGGGCCGAGAAAATTTAACGATTGATCACGTTATTCCCCGTTCGCGGGGCGGGCGCACGGAGTGGGAGAACGTGGTTGCCGCCTGCAGCGCATGCAACCGCAAGAAAGGCAACCGCACCCCAGAAGAGGCGGGGATGACGCTACGGCGCAAGCCGCATCGCCCGCGCTTCTGGGCCATGACGCTGCTGACCATGGCAACCAACGACGTATGGCGCAAATATCTCAACTTGAACGGGTCAGATGAGACGTGACCGGCTGCGCCGATCAGCTTACGCGAGGCTGCCGCGGTTGATTCAGTGGCTGCCGATCGCCGCGCTGGTCGTCGGCGTGGGCGCAGGGTTAGCTTCCCCGGCCGCCAGCGAGCCGCTCTTCTACTTGACCGGCGAGGAGGCTCGCATCGCTCAATTGCGCGCACTATGGAACCTGGCACTCGATCAGACGCGCCCGCCGCTGCAACTGGCACCCGACGCGTCCATTCAGCATCTGCCCAACAACCCCCTCGGCGTGAACACCTTCCTGGAGCAGGAAGTCGAGGAAGCCAAGCGCGCGCGCAGCCTGCAAATGATCCGCGACGCCGGCTTCGCCTGGATCCGCCAGCCGTTTGTCTGGTCGGATATCGAAATTCACGGCAAGGGCGACTTTGAGGACCGGCGCAACCAACCTCACCGCAGCGCGTGGGACAAGTATGACAACATCGTCGCGCTGGCGGAAAGCTACGGGCTGCAGATCATCGCCCGGCTGGGCGCGCCGCCGGCGTGGGCGCACGCCGGTTACGCCGACCTGGGCGAATTCGGCCCGCCGGCGCGCTTCGAGGACTTCGCCGACTTCGTCGAGGTCGTCGCGCAACGCTACAAGGGCCGCATCAGGCATTGGCAGATCTGGAATGAGCCGAACATCTTCCCGGAGTGGGGCAACCAGCGCGCCAACCCAGAAGATTACACCCGGCTGCTGTGCATGGCGCACGCGCGCCTGAAAAGCGTGGATCGGAACAACGTGGTGATCGCCGCGGCGCTGGCGCCGACCATCGCGCAAGATGGCGGCGGCTATCCGGGCGGCGGCCTCGACGACTTGATCTTCTTCCAGCGCATGTATCAGGCCGGCGCAGGCCGTTGTTTCGACGTGGCAGCGGCACAAGGCTACGGCCTGTTCAGCGGGCCTTACGACCGGCGGCTGAACCCGCTGCAGACCAACGTGGCGCGCCATGTGCTCATGCGCGACATCATGGTGCGCAACGGCGACGCGCACAAACCGATCTGGCTGAGCGAAGTGAACTGGAATGCCGTGCCCAACGATCCGACCATCGCCGATCTCCACCGCTTCGGCATGGTGACGCCGGAGCAACAGGCGCGCTATGTGCCGATGCTCTTCGAGCGCGCGCGGGCGGAGTGGCCATGGGTCGGCACGTTGAGCGTGTGGTTCTTCAAGCGTCCGAGCGACGCCGAGAAGAACCAGTCGTGGTATTACTTCCGCATGCTCGAGCCGGACTTCACGCCGACGCCGCTGTGGGAGGCGATGAAGGCGTATGCGCTATCGCGCCGGCCCTGACGCCTGCCGCGCGTCAAGCCACAGCAGCGCAATCGCGTAGCTGAGGAGTTCACCGCAACCTGCTCGCTGCGCCGAGCGAGATGTCATGCGCGCTGCCGCCCACAATGGCGAAAGCTTGTGAGGCGCCGGCAGAGGGCTAGCCCTGGCCCATGTGCTGACGCACACACGACGTCAACTGCTCACCATAGAGCGTGAGCCAGGCATCCACGCGCGCGAGCGACTCCAGCCAACTCGCCACGTCCACGTAAGGACTGAGGTTGCTCAGGAAGCGGCCGATGAGGTGCATGAGCACATTGGCGTTGCGCAGCAGCACCATCACTGGCAGCAGCGCAATCTCGGCGTCGCTTAGGCGTCCCGCACGCGCGTAGCCGCGCGCCAGTGCAGCGATGCGCTCCTGCTCTCGACCGCTGCCCATGGCGTCCCAGCACCAAGCATCCATAGCGATGGCGAAGTCCATGCCGCGCGGGTTGAACGCGCAGTTCTCAAAGTCCAACACCGCCGTGACGCGTGGGCCATCCATCAAGAGGTTGCCGGTGATGTAGTCGCCGTGGATGAGTTGTTGAGGCAGGGCGCGGATCTGCTTGTCGTGGGCATAGATGCGCTCGAGCACGGCATCCACGCGCGCCACGTCCACCCGCGAGGCCAGCGAGCCGACGGCGCGCATCGCCTCAAAGGGATCGGGCACCAGCGGATGCACGCGACCCAACTCGATGTATGGCCGGGGTGCGCCGAAGCCGCGCGACTCCACCCGCGCGAGCGCGGCATGCAACACGGCCATGGCCTCGCCGGCGCCTTCGGCCTGAAGCAGATCGTGGACTGCCGGGTTCTCGCCGCAGACAAATGGGACGAGCATCATCAAGCGCACGCGCCGCTCGTCCTCCACCAAGGCCCAAGGCTCCCCGCGCCGGGTGAGGATGGGCGCCGGCACAGCGAAGGGCAGCGTCTGTTGCGCCAGTTGCAAGAGCACGCCGATCTCGTGCTGGATATATTTCGGGTTGGCGTGGTTGCCGTACACGCGCAACACATAGGGCAGCGGCGCGCCAGCAGCGTTGTGCAGACGATACAGATGGTTGTTGTAGCCGCCCCTCAGCGGGCGAAGGACGCAGCCGGCCGGGACATCCCAAATCGCGGCCAACTCGATCGGCGCAACCTCTATACCGGACACACCGCCTCACGCGTGATGGGCCGGGGATCGTCGGCGGTCTGCACCTTGTAGCTCAGCCCGGGCCGCGTAGCGAACGCACCGACGTTGCCGGCCGCGTCCATGACCAAGATGCGCACCCAGTCGGCGCGACGCATGGGATCGGTCGCGTTGGATTCGCCAAGCAATGCGTACAACTGACACGCCACCTCGCGCCCGGCTGCCTCCAGAGACCAGCCCAAGCGCATCAACATCACGGCCTGAGCCGCCGCGCCGATGCGTATAGCCGCCTCGCCCAGCCCCATGCAGGCCGCCGCGCCGCAGCGGTTATCGCAATAGTTGCCGGCGCCGATGATGGGCGAGTCCCCCACCCGACCGGGATATTTCCAGGCGATGCCCGAGGTGCTGACGGCGCTGCACATGTTGCCAGCGGCGTCGCGGACGATCACGTTCATTGTGTCGCTGCCCCGGCGCTCGACCAACGCGCGCACTGTGAGGGTGATCGCATCCTCCTCCTCGTGCTGAGCCACCTCGGCGATGCGCTGCCGCCACGCTGCCTGCGCCTCGGGCGAAAGCATGTTGCGTCTCTCGGCGCCGATTTCGGTCGCAAAGCGCGCAGCGCCCTCGCCTGCGAGCAACACATGCGGCAGCCGCAGCATCACCTGACGCGCCACGCTGATCGGATGGCGAAAGCCCTTAAGCGCAGCGACCGCGCCGGCGCGTAGCGTCGCACCGTCCATGAACGAAGCATCCAGCTCGACTTCGCCCAGGATGTTCGGCCAACCGCCATAGCCGACGGTGTGCTCTTCTGGGTCATCCTCGACGGCGCAGGCGATGAATTCGGCCACGTCGCCGGCGCTCGCGCCGCGCCGCAGTTGCCGCATGCCGTCGGCGATGAATTCGTCGCGGATCTCGGCATTGGCTAAGATGATAGGTGCAGATACCATGCCTGGGATTCTAGGGCATTCGCTGCCCGCTGCTCGCCCGGTCGTCTTCGCCGACATCAACGTCGCTTGCGCGGGCCGGCTTTCTTCGGCTGCTTGATGGCGTAGCGCGCAGGCGTTTGGGCGGCCTCACCGGCGAGCGGGCGTTCCTCGTCGCCATCCACGGCGTCATCGCGCATGCGACGGATCTTCTCCCACTCCGGCGTCTGGTCGTCTATGTCGTTGAGCAACTGGCGCAGCTCCAGAATCTGGTCGCGCAGCATGGCCGCCTTCTCAAATTCCAGGTCCCGGGCCGCCTGGCGCATTTGCTCCTCCAGCTCGGCGATGAGCCGCCTCTGCTCGTCTTTC from Candidatus Roseilinea sp. includes these protein-coding regions:
- the hemL gene encoding glutamate-1-semialdehyde 2,1-aminomutase; its protein translation is MFRDKYLTDLPMESLVKPATGSMAADAVAMAPAGEAPRVVSVGARPATQRDLWYARARAVMPWGVSSNFRYWNDADTPVIARGKGAYIWDVDGKRYIDYRLGFGPVILGHAYEAVTQAVFEAMQDGNTFAFTNVYEVRAAERICRMTGVDKVRFTNSGSESTMHALRIARAHTNRERFIKFEGCYHGAHDYVMWSTSDSPVSAMGSRRSPIPVSTSSGIPSDVRKWVITLPFNDFAMLERTVRDHGHSIAAILVEPMMGNMAGIMPAKGWLEFIRKLCDDYGIVMILDEVKTGFRIAPGGAQQFFGVRADLVTYAKAMGNGFPIGAIGGKEEFMMTIEPGAVGHGGTYCGNVVSVAACDAVLRVMEEEPVFETIHARGLRLMAGIQEILNRFGIPHSLTGVPAMFGLIIGDGESTDKPSDYRSAERFANDALMDAIFEGLYARGIMPDPDYGEPWFLCYALSEADVDETLQAYEDAVKAALR
- a CDS encoding HNH endonuclease, giving the protein MLNVTYEPLSVVPVPRAIHLLMMQRAELIEASDAVVRSERLQLPVPQVIRLLHYVRVPHNLPLPLSRRALLLRDDYTCQYCGAQPGRENLTIDHVIPRSRGGRTEWENVVAACSACNRKKGNRTPEEAGMTLRRKPHRPRFWAMTLLTMATNDVWRKYLNLNGSDET
- a CDS encoding N(4)-(beta-N-acetylglucosaminyl)-L-asparaginase; translation: MVSAPIILANAEIRDEFIADGMRQLRRGASAGDVAEFIACAVEDDPEEHTVGYGGWPNILGEVELDASFMDGATLRAGAVAALKGFRHPISVARQVMLRLPHVLLAGEGAARFATEIGAERRNMLSPEAQAAWRQRIAEVAQHEEEDAITLTVRALVERRGSDTMNVIVRDAAGNMCSAVSTSGIAWKYPGRVGDSPIIGAGNYCDNRCGAAACMGLGEAAIRIGAAAQAVMLMRLGWSLEAAGREVACQLYALLGESNATDPMRRADWVRILVMDAAGNVGAFATRPGLSYKVQTADDPRPITREAVCPV